CTTTTACATGGTACGATTATACCATTTGGATTCGTGACATTTACGGTATAATTAAAGCTATTTAAGTACAGgtctttaaattgaaattatctacaataaaaataagtttaaattaaataaaaatatgttacacCTTATAAAGGAACAATAAGAGTGCCTAACATAAAAGAAACAAATTCTATTCTACAACAAATAGACAAAATTCATCCATTAAACTCTGTTTCGTTATCaacagtttcaaatttatatcaGTTTCGACACCGAGAGTTTGTAGCGTTACTTTATAAAGTGGATGCTTCTCTGTTCGGAATGTTCATGAGACCAGCATATTTCCAATAATAACTAGGAGGACCATTGGTAAAACAGTACTTCATGGATAATGGTTCATCGTTTTCGACGTAATACATTAGGTAGAAATTACACATTTCGTCTGCTTTAGTACTACCTATATACGTGAAAATATCGCGCGTACTACGCATAGTACAACGAGCTGCTATTCGATCTCCTTGCCCAGCCGAAACTTCGTTATGCACACGATAAAACATTTGAGGTGTTAAAGGATCTCTTTTGCCTAATTCTATCCAGGTATAATCTGGTTTTACCAAATATCCAGATACAACTTTTCCGAGTGAATGCGTATGTGTTCTATACGCGAAAGGGTGGATAGTTTTATTCTCTTTTAAAGTGCAAGCTGTTTCCATATACGTTGTACTTCTAGGAGGTATAACACCGGATGTGCCCAATAAAAGAACACCAGCCAATTTGTTCAATGGGTTTAACGTATAATGCAGAAATACACCAGAGTCATCGGTTCTGCCATCTTTAAATAAATCAATGTGGGCATAATGAACTTGAAGAACCAAATACTTAATTGGAGAATCTCCACCAACTTTAAAACCCACTCCTTCTGGTAGAATTAGAGTTGGCGCATCCCGAGCCCAAGCATACAATATCTAAATAACACATCAATGAAATTAGTAGTTGTTACATACAAAGTTATTATGTTTTGATTCTATAttagtttatattatataccTGTGACTCCTCTGCGCAAGGAACCATTGTTTCTTCATTATCATTTGTACGGTGTGCCATTTCTCCACAATTCCATATAGATTTTGAACTGCCAGGTTTACGACAgccatataaaattatatgatgAGCACTTTCCTGTGTTGCGTTTGGTTCAAAACCAATTAAGTAGTAATTCTGAGAAGGATCAACTTTAACTGgagtacataaatataattcttCCTGCGAATTACAAAAAAATGCTGTACTTATTTAATTGTTTACACATCACTAGAATACATATGCATGGCTTAGGAAAAACCGTTAACGGCAATGTTACTAAAACTATTAAATGAATTATCACGTTTCGTAATCCTTTCATCAAGAAGATatgttaaatcttacaaatctTAGCAACATTCATTTACCTTATTTGGCCTAACATTTGGCATCAGCAAtgcatatttatttacattgtaaCACTGTACAATCGTGAGAAAAACAACACATAAAGTACAAACTATAAATGCGTAATTTCTTCTCATTTTTTGATCACGTTTTAAACTGTATTTCAATGAACAACCATACGAATTCGTATGAATCCTTCAAATGTCACACAGATCGATATAAAAGAAACCCACGCTCTCAGATAGTCGCTGACGTAGTAATGGGAAAATTTTACAAACGCCATCTGGCAAGAACAGGCATATTTATTGCACATACAAAACTTGttgcatatatatatgtaaattgtaaatacacattttagaaaataatttaactagACAGTCACTACAATTAgataacataaataaattatggtacaaacatttatacaattttattggaCGGACTTTGACTAGATGCATACGTATTTTCCGCTTACTCAATCTTTATTCCTGAAATTACTACTTATctctcgaaattttttaatgatgaTAATGTTGTAAACATAAATTGCCGACAAATGTCGATATTTGAAATGTCGATTGCGAAAAAAGATATTTTTACAGATATGTAAAATACTTAAAATGATAAATGTAACCACTTGAACTCATTGCATCTCGTTTAGTTAAATTGTATAAGTGAAAACTTGTATGACATAATAAAACTATCTTTATCTTCTATTAATGTATATATCGCGAATTTGATCTGTAAGCCATTCAATGCCTAATTGTAAACCCTCTCCTGTAATTGCATTTGTTGCTCGTATATGCCAAGGTTTATTTTGTATACGATCAAGACCGAGTCCAGCAACGAGTTTGACAGTAGTCAAAGAGTCAGGCAAATCCATTTTATTTGCCAAAAATAGAATCGGTATTTTACGACCTATAATGTTTCGAATacagaaaattcaatttttaatatttacatcgaTCGGATATGTACCTACCAAAGGAAAGTAGCGAAACGATTTATACCTGCTACGTCAGGATGTTGAAGAAGCATATCTAATTCTTCCTTAACAACAACTAATCGTAATTTGTCACTGCtatcaattataaaaataataccaTGACAGTCCTTATAATAGTGTTCCCATAATGATCTATGGCGATCATGCCCCGACATATCAAATGCCGTGAAATTAACATTTTTGActgaaaaaaaattatacttttacACAATTAAACGTGTTTAATTGCCATTTTTTTTAGTACAGTAATATGATAAATGTATTGCAtagatttaataaatatattattagctgATAACTTTTGTAAAGCATCACTTTTTCCGTTGATATTTTTCTGTCAGATGGAATAAATGACAATCACTGTAGGCAAAGACAGATGTTTTGGCGCGATATTATTTAAAAGTAGTTTGATATCATTTctacataataatttatataaacatggaaacgtataaaatcatacaaaatattattaatagtgAAAATGATTGTGAAGCAAATAATGGTGAGTTCAATGTTGGTTTAACAAAACTAACCCTACAACGTTATTgccaaaaataatatatataatattgaacTTTAGAATCTGCAAGTGAGTtgaaaaacaaattgaaaaaacaaACAGAACAATTAAAGTCTATTATCTATGAAATGGAATGCAGTTTAGGTGTAACAAGATTTTCAAATGCTAACTGTATCATTGATTCGCAAACACCTAAAAGTACAACCTCTGgtaaaattccaaatgttgatataaaattaaaatctgaattatataaatattctgGTTTTTATTGTACTAAATGTACGAAACATGAATATGTATTCCACTTTTCATCCTCAAATCAttatgataaaaaaaataattttggtgTACAATTGTTCAAGAAAAGAGATAAAGTTACATTGGGAAAATGGGTAATGCCAATGCCAATTAATCTAAGTGCCTTGATGTCAGAGTTGTCTATTAATCATGTAGCTCATGTacctaattttttaaaaaaatgtaaatattatattgattgctattttatacGACATAAACAATTTAGTGTATTGATGGTAAGCCTATCCAATGATTTgcttctatttttaatttaatgcgATATAAATaagatattatacatatacttaaATTTATAGGATACTGTTTCtcgtataaaaaattgtaagttgCAATCAAATGATGGATGTACACAagttattttagaattattagGAGTGCATGATAAACCAAATGATGAGTATATGCATATAATTTTATACCTTATATATCATATTGATACAATAAAGCCATACAAAATCATAGTGGATTCAAAAGAGACACTAAGTCCAacgtcaaaaaaatatttgaaggcATCTGTAAATTGTTTCAAACAGTTTGATTTACATATAGCATTTgagaaaatattaaagaaagaaCCATTTGTATGGTCAAGAGAGGAAGATGAAGATAGCCCATTGGATATGAATGTATGttaaaattctaattaatttaaaataaaacatcatTATTGTAATTCTGTCAAaacaattatgcttatatttttagaattcaTGGGATTCAAGTAGTGAAGGATACTTGACAGGGCTTTTATCATCGAATGAGAAATCTTTAGAACtttcaaaaaggaaaagaaaaataaaaaagaaagagaaaacaataaaaagaaaaaaaacttTGAATCCTTCATATTCAGCTAGCACCTCTATAGCTAATGCAAATTCTATTTCGTTTCAAaaagaagcagaagaagaagaggaaaaagaagaagaagaatttaaaaatggaaaGACACATTCTTTAAGTAAAAGGGATAGTAATGTTACAGAATTAACACCACCTGTTAATAAATTAAACCAAAAGAAATTAAAGCAACGAAAATTAGTATTTAAtaatgataaattatatttaagtaaaaaaaatgATGTTGCATCTTCTGAAATAACACCAACCAAAAAGAAAATggtacacaaaataaaaaataagccAGTTACTAGTACTCCAGTACATCGTAATAGACTAAGTACTAATTTGCCTACTTCAAGCAGTACTGACATTAGTGATATCACAGTTAACCAagacaatttacaaaatatggaaaataacattaatattaagTCTCCTAAAAGTAGTAAGCTTAAGAAAGGAAAACAATCCCAGAATAATATGCCCacaaaattattacgagatagaattaagaagaatataaaatcttcaaaatcaaaggttttaaaataaaatttatttcgtaAGAAAAATATCAGAAGCATGTGAAGTacaagtatttaataaaattatcaataatGCACCTAATGATTTGTATGTCATACACCAATGTTCATTTATGTTTTGTACAAAtaaagtttgtaatttaatatacttgtttTCTATTATTGTAATTTGTGCTCGAATAAATCAGCAAGTGCAATGAGTAACATAGAACAATGGTAAGCACGTCAATTCAACATCGAATGTCATTTACTCGTCATTGTTTAACTtacatgaaaatttttcaacattataCCCGACAGTGGGCACTATGTCTATGCAACGGTCAT
This Megachile rotundata isolate GNS110a chromosome 7, iyMegRotu1, whole genome shotgun sequence DNA region includes the following protein-coding sequences:
- the Arl6 gene encoding ADP ribosylation factor-like 6 isoform X1; translated protein: MGLFDRLANLLGLRKKEVNVLVVGLNNSGKSTVINNFKREDDRCIDIVPTVGYNVEKFSFKNVNFTAFDMSGHDRHRSLWEHYYKDCHGIIFIIDSSDKLRLVVVKEELDMLLQHPDVAGRKIPILFLANKMDLPDSLTTVKLVAGLGLDRIQNKPWHIRATNAITGEGLQLGIEWLTDQIRDIYINRR
- the LOC100876775 gene encoding uncharacterized protein LOC100876775, with amino-acid sequence METYKIIQNIINSENDCEANNESASELKNKLKKQTEQLKSIIYEMECSLGVTRFSNANCIIDSQTPKSTTSGKIPNVDIKLKSELYKYSGFYCTKCTKHEYVFHFSSSNHYDKKNNFGVQLFKKRDKVTLGKWVMPMPINLSALMSELSINHVAHVPNFLKKCKYYIDCYFIRHKQFSVLMDTVSRIKNCKLQSNDGCTQVILELLGVHDKPNDEYMHIILYLIYHIDTIKPYKIIVDSKETLSPTSKKYLKASVNCFKQFDLHIAFEKILKKEPFVWSREEDEDSPLDMNNSWDSSSEGYLTGLLSSNEKSLELSKRKRKIKKKEKTIKRKKTLNPSYSASTSIANANSISFQKEAEEEEEKEEEEFKNGKTHSLSKRDSNVTELTPPVNKLNQKKLKQRKLVFNNDKLYLSKKNDVASSEITPTKKKMVHKIKNKPVTSTPVHRNRLSTNLPTSSSTDISDITVNQDNLQNMENNINIKSPKSSKLKKGKQSQNNMPTKLLRDRIKKNIKSSKSKVLK
- the Phm gene encoding peptidylglycine-alpha-hydroxylating monooxygenase, which gives rise to MRRNYAFIVCTLCVVFLTIVQCYNVNKYALLMPNVRPNKEELYLCTPVKVDPSQNYYLIGFEPNATQESAHHIILYGCRKPGSSKSIWNCGEMAHRTNDNEETMVPCAEESQILYAWARDAPTLILPEGVGFKVGGDSPIKYLVLQVHYAHIDLFKDGRTDDSGVFLHYTLNPLNKLAGVLLLGTSGVIPPRSTTYMETACTLKENKTIHPFAYRTHTHSLGKVVSGYLVKPDYTWIELGKRDPLTPQMFYRVHNEVSAGQGDRIAARCTMRSTRDIFTYIGSTKADEMCNFYLMYYVENDEPLSMKYCFTNGPPSYYWKYAGLMNIPNREASTL
- the Arl6 gene encoding ADP ribosylation factor-like 6 isoform X2, with product MGLFDRLANLLGLRKKEVNVLVVGLNNSVKNVNFTAFDMSGHDRHRSLWEHYYKDCHGIIFIIDSSDKLRLVVVKEELDMLLQHPDVAGRKIPILFLANKMDLPDSLTTVKLVAGLGLDRIQNKPWHIRATNAITGEGLQLGIEWLTDQIRDIYINRR
- the Arl6 gene encoding ADP ribosylation factor-like 6 isoform X3, yielding MGLFDRLANLLGLRKKEVNVLVVGLNNSGKSTVINNFKREDDRCIDIVPTVGYNVEKFSFKNVNFTAFDMSGHDRHRSLWEHYYKDCHGIIFIIDSSDKLRLVVVKEELDMLLQHPDVAGINRFATFLWS